The sequence below is a genomic window from Cryobacterium arcticum.
AGCACCCGCGCCGGCATCAACATCGGCGTCGTGGGCGCCACGGGCCAGGTCGGCGCCGTGGTGCGTCGCCTGCTCGAGGAGCGCGACTTCCCGGTCGCCAGCATCCGTTACTTCGCCTCGGCGCGCTCCGCGGGCACCACGCTGCCCTGGAAGCAGGAACAGATCGTGGTGGAAGACGCGGCGACGGCCGACCCCACCGGCCTGGACGTGGCCATCTTCTCCGCCGGCGCCACGCTGTCCAAGAGCCAGGCACCGCGCTTCGCCGCTGCCGGCGTGACCGTGGTAGACAACTCGTCGGGCTGGCGGATGGACCCCGACGTGCCTTTGGTCGTCAGCGAGGTCAACCCGGAGGCCATCGACCAGGCCGTCAAGGGCATCATCGCCAACCCCAACTGCACCACCATGGCCGCCATGCCGGTGCTCAAGGTTCTGCACGACGAGGCCGGACTCGAACGCCTCATCGTGAGCACCTACCAGGCGGTCTCCGGCAGCGGTCTGGCCGGCGCGCAGGAACTGGCCACCCAGATCCGCGCCGCCGCCAGTGACGACAACCTCTTCCAGCTCGTGCACGACGGTTCCTCGGTGAGCATGCCCGAACCCACCGTCTACAAGCGGCCCATCGCATTCGACGTCATCCCGCTCGCCGGGTCGATCGTCGACGACGGCCTGTTCGAGACCGACGAGGAAAAGAAGCTCCGCAACGAGAGCCGCAAGATCCTCGAGCTGCCCGAGCTGCTCGTCTCCGGCACCTGCGTGCGCGTGCCGGTGTTCACCGGCCACTCGCTCTCCATCAACGTGGAGTTCGCCCGGCCGCTCTCGGTCGCCCGCGCCACCGAGCTGCTCAGCGACGCGCCCGGTGTGCAGCTCACCGACATCCCCACGCCGCTGCAGGCCGCGGGCGCCGACCCCAGCTTCGTCGGCCGGATCCGCCAGGACCCCGGGGTGCCGAACGGCCGCGGTCTGGCCCTGTTCATCAGCAACGACAACCTGCGCAAGGGCGCGGCACTCAACGCCGTGCAGATCGCCGAGCTCCTGGCCGCGAAACTCACCGTCGGATAGTCCGTCGCGGGCACGTTCCGCGGCGGCGCTCCAGTAGTGTCAGACCTTGTGGAGACAATCAAAGGAGCAGCGGCGGCCGGCCGGCTGGTTTTCGGCCTGATCGCGGCCACAGCGCTCTTTTTCATCTCCTTCTCGCTGGTCGAACTGATCCTCGACGGCAACGTCGAGCACCTCTTCATCGCCGCGTGCGCGGTGGTGTGCGCGGGCCTGTTCGAGATCCCACGCTTCCGCCTGGGCGCGCTGAGGTTCCGCAGCCCGGTGATCGCCCTGCCGATCCTGGTGGTACTCGCCCTGGAGCCCGCCCTCGCCCCCCGCGTCGCCATGGGCCTGGTCTGCCTCGGGGTGCTGCTGGTGGTGGCGTTCACGGCACGGCGGATTGAAGTGGCCGTCTATGCCGCCGGTCTCGCGGGAGTCGGCGGCGTCGCCTTCCTGGCTACGCTCGCCCTGCTGCACGCCGTCGGCTCGTCCGAGCCCGTCGTGGCCGCCGGTGGGGCGATCGCCTACATCGTTACGGTGATTGTGCTCGAAGCGCTCCGCCGCCGATTCTCCGGCGCCCCGCCCCAGCCCACCACCGAACACGCCTACTCGGCTGTGCGCCTGGTGCTCGTCGCCGGTGGGTACGCGGTGTCCTGCGCCCTCATCGCCATGTGGACGCATCCGTTCTTCGACCTGCGCACCGACACCCTCGCCGTGGCCGTCACCCTCGTGCCCCTCAGCGTCGCCGCGATGGGCACCGTTCTCATCCAGCGGGGAACCGCGATGCGCCGCCGGCTGGCCGGCGTGGTCGCGGGCGTCATCGACCTCAACACCACCAATCACTTCACCAAGACCGGCGGGCAGATCACGCCCATCACCCTCAGCCCGGTCAACCCCACCGCCGACCTCGCCACCGTGCTGCTGCGCGCCGTGCACGACACCATCGGCGTCGAATCCGCGAGCATCCGACACGAGCCCGCCGGCCGTGGTGAGATCGACGTGCCGGTGGCCATCACCGCGCTCGGCGGCCAGTATCTGGTTGCCCGGCGCGATGTGATGGACTTCCCGTTCACCAACGACGACCGGCGCGCCCTCGCCGCTCTCGCGCACACCGCCGACGTGGTCTTCAGCGCCCGGGAGAGCATCGGCGGCCTCACCATCCGCGCCAACACCGACCCGCTCACCGGCCTGCCCAACTACGGCGCCTTCCAGGACGCCCTCGCGAACATCAACGACCACCGCGACTACTCCGAGGCCCTCGCGGTGCTGTTCATCGACCTCGACGACTTCAAACGGATGAACGACCGCTACGGCCACCAATCCGGCGACGAGATCCTCAGCGAACTCGGCCGCCGGCTCAGTGGTGTGGTGCGCCCGTACGACGTTGTCGCCCGGGTCGGCGGCGACGAGTTCGTCGTGATCCTCACCCGGCTGTCCTCCCTCGCCGAGGCCAAGCTGCTCGCCGAACGCATCATGGAGGCCACCGGCGAACCGCTCGCGGTGGGCGGCTCCAGCATCAACCCCATCCTCAGCATCGGCCTGGCCTACTCGGCGCACCGGGAGACGGATGTCAACCAGCTACTCCGCGACGCCGACCGCAGCATGCTCGCCATCAAGAAGTCCCGCCGCCGCGGCGGCCCCGCCAACGAGAGCAGCATCAACATCTCCGGGCACCGCTCCTCGCAGATGAACGACATCGTCGCCCGCGCCATCGACGAAGACCTCCTCGAACTGGCCTTCCAGCCCATCGTGAGCCTCGTCACCGGCCAGATCTGGGCGTTCGAAGCCCTCGTGCGGTACACCGACCCGGAGCTCGGCCCGCTGTCGCCGCCCTCCCTGGTGGAGAAGGCCAAGAGCCTCGGCCGGCTCGACGCCCTCACCCGGCAGGTCGCGGTCAAGGCCATGGCCGCGGCGGCCGACTTCCGGCTCATCGAACCGCGCATCGTCTGCATGACCATCAACGTCGAGGCCGGCCAGATCCTGCCGCAACGCGTCGGCTCGTTCGTCGAAGACCTGGCCGAACGCTACCCCGGCATCTCGCTCTGCCTGGAGCTGAACGAGCGGTCCGTGGCCCGCGTATCCACCGCCGTGCGTGCCCAGGCCGACCACCTGCGCGACATCGGCATCATGATCGCCCTCGACGACTACGGTTCCCAGGACTCCTCGGTCGACGCCCTCGTGCGGATGCCCATGGACATCCTCAAGATCGACAAGAGCCTCGTCGACGACCTCGACGATGTGCGCCAGCGCGAGGTGCTCACGGCGCTGCAGGGCTTCGGCGACAACCTCGAGTACTCGATGATCGTGGAGGGCGTCGAGAACGAGGCGATGGCCGCGCACCTGTCGTCGCTCGGCATCCGCAGCGCCCAGGGATTCCACTACGGTGTGCCGCGCAGTTTTGAGAAGACCCTCGCCCGCCTGGAGGAATTCGGAGCGGCCGCCGTGCTGCCCGTGCGCGCCGTGTCTGGGCTGTCGCTGTAAACGTTAGGGTCGCAGTATGGTCGAGCAGATATTGAGGATGCCGCGCGTCGGCGTGCGGGAGCGCGTGGAACGCAGCGTCTTCCTCTCCCAGCTGCTCCTGGCCGCAGCGACCCTGCTCCTGGTGGCGGTCACCGTGGTGAACAACCCCGCCATGTTCGCGGCACCGCTGTACTTCCTCGGCGTGATGATCATCTTCGCCGCGACGGGTCTGGCCGCGGCCGTGCCGTGGCGCCTGTTCCCCAAATCGTGGATCGTGATCCTCCCGCTGCTCGACATCGTCGGGCTTAGCCTGGCCAGGGAGGCCCAACCGCAACTGGGTGTCAGCTTCCTGCTCGTCTTCCCGGTGATCTGGATGTCCACCCACTTCGGCTACATCGGCGCCACCGGTAGCGTGCTCTTTTCAGCCGTGCTCCTGTGGGCCGGGTTGCCGCTGAAATTTTTCACCGATCCGTTGAACGCCACGGGCTACGCCTCCACCCAGGCGCCGCTGCTCGCGGTCGTGACGATCATGCTCGCGTTCGTCGCCTCGGTCACCTACACCTCCAACCGTCGCGCGCAGGCGCAACGCGTGCTGCTCACCCAACAGGCTGGGCTGTTCGAGGCGGCGCTGCAGCGGTCCCGACGCCAGGAGCAGACCCTCGACGAGATCTTCAACACCGTCGACTTCGGGGTGGTCGGGTACGACAGCGACGCCACCGTGAACTTCATCAACCGGGCGCAACGCTCCCTACTCGCCCGCTTCGGAGTGAGCGACGGCGTCGGCCTGTCCGACATTGTGTACAAAGAAGACGGCGTCACCCTCTTCGACGGACCGGATCGGCCCACCCATCGCGCGATGCGGGGCGAAACCGTCGACCGCGTCACGGTGTGGCTCGGCTCGCCCGACCAGCAGCAGGCCGCTGTGCTCGTGTCCGCCCGGCCCATCCTCGACCCGGCCGGCCGGTTCGACGGAGGTGTTCTCGTGACCCGCGACGTCACCGCAGAGGTCCGGGCGGTGCAGGCCAGGGACGACCTCGTCGCCTC
It includes:
- a CDS encoding aspartate-semialdehyde dehydrogenase is translated as MTSTVATSTAPSSTRAGINIGVVGATGQVGAVVRRLLEERDFPVASIRYFASARSAGTTLPWKQEQIVVEDAATADPTGLDVAIFSAGATLSKSQAPRFAAAGVTVVDNSSGWRMDPDVPLVVSEVNPEAIDQAVKGIIANPNCTTMAAMPVLKVLHDEAGLERLIVSTYQAVSGSGLAGAQELATQIRAAASDDNLFQLVHDGSSVSMPEPTVYKRPIAFDVIPLAGSIVDDGLFETDEEKKLRNESRKILELPELLVSGTCVRVPVFTGHSLSINVEFARPLSVARATELLSDAPGVQLTDIPTPLQAAGADPSFVGRIRQDPGVPNGRGLALFISNDNLRKGAALNAVQIAELLAAKLTVG
- a CDS encoding putative bifunctional diguanylate cyclase/phosphodiesterase — its product is METIKGAAAAGRLVFGLIAATALFFISFSLVELILDGNVEHLFIAACAVVCAGLFEIPRFRLGALRFRSPVIALPILVVLALEPALAPRVAMGLVCLGVLLVVAFTARRIEVAVYAAGLAGVGGVAFLATLALLHAVGSSEPVVAAGGAIAYIVTVIVLEALRRRFSGAPPQPTTEHAYSAVRLVLVAGGYAVSCALIAMWTHPFFDLRTDTLAVAVTLVPLSVAAMGTVLIQRGTAMRRRLAGVVAGVIDLNTTNHFTKTGGQITPITLSPVNPTADLATVLLRAVHDTIGVESASIRHEPAGRGEIDVPVAITALGGQYLVARRDVMDFPFTNDDRRALAALAHTADVVFSARESIGGLTIRANTDPLTGLPNYGAFQDALANINDHRDYSEALAVLFIDLDDFKRMNDRYGHQSGDEILSELGRRLSGVVRPYDVVARVGGDEFVVILTRLSSLAEAKLLAERIMEATGEPLAVGGSSINPILSIGLAYSAHRETDVNQLLRDADRSMLAIKKSRRRGGPANESSINISGHRSSQMNDIVARAIDEDLLELAFQPIVSLVTGQIWAFEALVRYTDPELGPLSPPSLVEKAKSLGRLDALTRQVAVKAMAAAADFRLIEPRIVCMTINVEAGQILPQRVGSFVEDLAERYPGISLCLELNERSVARVSTAVRAQADHLRDIGIMIALDDYGSQDSSVDALVRMPMDILKIDKSLVDDLDDVRQREVLTALQGFGDNLEYSMIVEGVENEAMAAHLSSLGIRSAQGFHYGVPRSFEKTLARLEEFGAAAVLPVRAVSGLSL
- a CDS encoding sensor histidine kinase, which encodes MVEQILRMPRVGVRERVERSVFLSQLLLAAATLLLVAVTVVNNPAMFAAPLYFLGVMIIFAATGLAAAVPWRLFPKSWIVILPLLDIVGLSLAREAQPQLGVSFLLVFPVIWMSTHFGYIGATGSVLFSAVLLWAGLPLKFFTDPLNATGYASTQAPLLAVVTIMLAFVASVTYTSNRRAQAQRVLLTQQAGLFEAALQRSRRQEQTLDEIFNTVDFGVVGYDSDATVNFINRAQRSLLARFGVSDGVGLSDIVYKEDGVTLFDGPDRPTHRAMRGETVDRVTVWLGSPDQQQAAVLVSARPILDPAGRFDGGVLVTRDVTAEVRAVQARDDLVASVSHELRTPLTSILGYLELALDDERVDPDTRRMLEIASKNADRLLEIVSGLLTAASASKEGLALNVAPCDLTAIITDAAESAEPLASQRGIRFELADLPEIIVIADAFRLRQVVDNIFSNAIKYNVESGKVTVSAHEVDCGIEVRVADTGRGMSEDEQGNLFDRFYRADSVRGSSVHGTGLGLSISREIMREHGGDLRLESVKGKGTTAIATLPVNRG